The genomic segment TTCACCCAGTGGAAGCCATGCATGGCGACTTGGGCATGATGTATGACGATGATGTTTTTATTGGCCTAAGTTATAGCGGTGAAACAGATGAACTTCTCAAAGTGATTCCTGCTGTCAAACGCTTGGGCTTAGAGGTACTCTCTTTAACGGGCAATGTAGATTCGAGTTTAGGTAAGAGTTCATCTATTTCTCTGCCCTGTAAAATTGACTCAGAGGCATGCCCCTTCAATTTAGCCCCCACAACCACGACCACAGCAATGTTGGCCTTAGGCGATGCCATTGCCATGGTTTTGATGGATATCCATGAATTTAAAATCAATGATTACGGTAAATTGCACCCTTCAGGTGCCATCGGTCGTGCGATTACTTTAACAGTGGATGATCTCATGAGAACAGGTGACCGCGTTGCGGTGATCGAGCCCGATACTTTGGTGCAAGAAGCTGTTTTAGCGATGTGCAAAAGCAAAGGAGGTATGTCAATTATCTCCAATCAGGACAAAGATCTTTTAGGGATTTTTACCACGGGCGATTTGAAGCGCGGCATCGCGAAAGATTTAGATTTCCTCAAACGAAAAGTCTCAGAAATCATGGTGAAAAGTCCAATAAAGCTCAATAAAAGCCAAATGGCAGTAGATATTTTAGATATTTTACGAGAAAAAAATATTAATGCTATACCCGTTGTTGATCAAGATGATAAAGTATGTGGAGTGATAGATATTCAAGATCTACCGAAATTTAAAGTGATGTAAACCGACGCTAAGGATTGACTTATGGGCCTAATGGGAATGTTTGGACTGGGAGATGATGAAAAATCAAACATGGCTAAGTTTGAGAAAGGCTACTTACCCTGTGGTAAATGTCATAAAAAAATCCCATTAGCAGAACACATCCCTTTGAACATGGTTAACTGCCCTAAATGCGACGATTTAAACCTTATTCCACTCAAGCTCGACCAATGGTGGGTTTACAAACCCATAGGTGGCGGCGGCATGGGAGCTGTTTACCAAGCCCGTCATATTGAAGACCCAGACGTTAAAGGCGCAGTTAAAGTCCTGCAAGCCAATGAAACCCGTCAAAATATTATTGATTTACTTTTAGCTGAAGCCAAAATTGGTTATCAATTTGGTGAACACTCCAATCTTGCTCAAGTTTTTGCCTACGGCCGTGATGATGGTAATGTATACATGGTTATGGAAATGGTTGAGGGTATTCGTCTCGATCAGCTTATTGGTGTTCCTGGTGGCTTTAACGTTGAATTAGCTATGTATTACGCATTAGATATACTGATCGGCCTTCAACACATGTATACTAAGGGCTATCTTTATAGAGATCTTAAACCTGAGAATATAATCGTTTCACCAGATAACCGTATTGTCTTGGTTGACTACGGTCTTTGCATGGAGCTAATTGAAGCTTGGCAGTTTGATGGGGACCAGATTCTAGGTTCACCACTCTATATGCCACCCGAGAGAATTAAGGGGCAGGGCGAAGACATTCGAGCGGACATGTATTCCTTAGGTATGGTTCTTTACCACCTCATCAAAGGTGAGGCTTACTTTAGTGCCAAAGATATTATGAATATTGTAAAAAGTCAGATTAAAAACATGCGTTTGCAAACGAGTAGTAAAATGTCAGGTATACCTGAAGATGTTCAAGTTTTTGTCGATACACTCATTCGTATTGAAAGAGATGAACGCTATGATTATTACACGACAGCCATGGGAAAAGCAGTAGAAATTTTAGAGAATATGAAACAGACTAAATCGACTGATCCACGCGTCTTACAAAGAAGAAAAACACTTTCAACATTAAACATTAGTTAGGAAAAAAATGTACTGTACAAAAGTTAAAGAATTTTCAGATGCCTGTAACGAGGCAAATCCTGCAAAGCCAATTGAAATGACTAAGGATGCGATCGCCTTTATTCGTAGCATGGTAAACGACGAGTTAGATGAACTCGAAGAAGCGACAAATATCACAGAACAATCTGACGCCCTAGTAGATGCAATCTATTATATCTGCGACACCGCAGTACGTCACGGTATGAATTTAGATCCGCTTTTCGATATTGTGCACCGAGCCAATATGCAAAAAGTTGTTGATGGTAAAGTGATTCGTCGTGATGACGGAAAAATCATGAAACCTGAATGCTGGCAAGATCCCGCACCTTTCTTAGATAAGGAAGTCGATCGTCAGCAAACTGACGGTAGCTGGTAGTTTCACCACAGAGTTTTTAAAAACGGCAGTCTTATTAAGGCTGCCATTTTTTTTGAAATTAGTAATTGTCTCTTAGAGCTTTTCCCAATTAGGATAAGTTGGGCGTTCACTAGCTGACCTTCCCAATATTTCATTTTGCGGTGCTGGAGGGCAACGGTCTAAGAAAGATTTGAGTTTTTTATGTGCCGTCATCATTTCTTCAGAAGTGATATTTTTACTAAGGTCATTTTTTTCTTCTAGATCATTCTTTGTTTCATAAAAACGACCATCGCGGTAGAGTTTATACTTAGCGCTTCTCGCAAATTGTCCAGGTTTCTTGTTCCAATAAGGTTGGTAATGACAAAAGGCGAATTCGCGACCTTGAGTTGAATTCCCTAATAGATGGGGGAGAAGACTGTAACCATCAACAGGGTCAGTTTCATTTAATGAAATCTTTGCAAGGTCCGCAAAAGTTGGATAAAAATCCGTGAAGTCGACGAGGGAATTACTTTTGAGTCCTTTTGAAATTTTTCCTGGCCACGAAACGATAAGTGGGACATGAGTTCCTGCATCGAGCATGCTACCTTTGGCTCCTTTGACGCTCTGACCGTTCCAATTCGAGGTGATTTTTGGGTGAGTGCCATTATCCGCAGTAAAAAGTATGATGGTGTTTTCGAGCTGACCAATTTCTTTGAGCTTCGCTTGGATTCGTCCCACTAATTTATCTGTATACTCAACCATCGAGAAGAAGTTCTCTTTTTTAATATTTTTATCCTTGGGTTCTTTGTTTCTTTCTGAACCACGACTCGCATCTCCTACACTAGCAGGCGAGGGGATAAAGGGATCATGAACGAGAACCATGGGGTAATAAACAAAAAAGGGCTCGTTTTTATTTTTATCCATGAAGTCGCAAATGAAGTCCATAAACAAGTCGGGACCAAAAAGATCTTTATTGGTTCCTTGGTCGATGACTTCACCATTTTTTTCAATCATAGGACTCCAGAAACGTTCACCACCCTGACTTTTTTGTTTTGTGAGCTGCCACAAGCAGTATTCATCAAAGCCAGCTTTGTGAGGTCGACTGTTATCATCATGGCCTGGGAGTTTATTATAGAGTCCATTGAGTTGCCACTTTCCTGCGATAGCGGTTTTATAACCGTTTTCCTGCATCAGATGACCAAAGGTTTTTTCTTTTGGCTTGAGGTAACCAAAGTGAGTGTAGTTACGAAAGTTATATTTACCGGTCATAATCATCACTCGAGAAGTTGTACAAATTGGTGTTGAGTAACAATGATTAAACTGCACACCTTCCTTAGCCATTTTGTCTAAGACGGGCGTTTTATAATCTTCAGCACCATAGGAGCCAAAGGCTTCCCAGCTGACATCATCAGCCATGATGAGAACAATGTTTGGTTTATCATTCGCACAGATAAATAGGGGTAAACTGCAGATGAACAAGCTAAAAATTTTCATTAAAAACCTTTTTTTCTTTACACTACACCACAGTTTATCAGAAATTCTGCCACTTAGAATTTATTTTTTCTTAAAAATTGTATAAAAGAGTAATTTTATCATTTTGGCGCAGTAGTTCATATTAACTACAATTAAATTCTACGGAGAACTCAATGACAAAATTAATCTACACTTTAATACTAGGGCTTTTAGTAAGTCCTATTTTTGCTCAAAGTGCTAAGCCTAATATCTTATGGCTTTTTTCAGATGATCATGCCTTTCAAGCTATTGGAGCTTACGGAGGGCGTTTTGAAAACATTAATTTAACCCCGAACCTCGATAGCATTGCCAAAGAAGGTTTAGTATTCGACCGTGCTTATGTAGGGAATTCAATCTGTGCCCCTAGCCGAGCTACGTTACTCACAGGTAAGCATAGTCACCTCAATGGGAAAATTGATAACCGTGGCCCTTTTAACCACGATCAACAGCAGTTTCAGAAAATCTTACAAAAGAGCGGTTACGAAACAGCAATGATCGGTAAAATTCACCTTAGTGGTAATATGCAGGGCTTTGATTATTGGGAAGTATTGCCTGGTCAAGGGGAATATTGGAATCCTTCTTTTGTTACCGAAGAGGGAAAAACTATTTATAAAGATGAACATTCGACTGATGTAATTACAAAACGGGCTTTAAGCTGGTTAAAAAATGATCGCTCGGCAGACAAACCCTTTATGCTCATGGTTCACTATAAAGCACCTCATAGAGCGTGGCAACCCACCACTCGCTGGAAAGAAAAATTCAAACACATGACTTTCCCCGAACCAGATACTTTGTTTGATGACTACAAGGGACGCGGTGCTGCGGCCAACGAACAAGATATGAGTATAGATATTACTATGCGCATGAAGCAAGACGTGAAAGCTGAGCAACCCGAACGTCAAGTAGAACTCGCTAAACTCGATCCCAATGATAAAAAAGGTCTTATCCGTTTAAAATATCAATGGTACATGCGCGATTATTTGGCTTGCATTGCAGGAGTTGATGAAAATATTGGTTTCATTCTAGATCACTTAAAAGCAAGGGGTCTCGATAAAAATACGATAGTGATGTACTCATCGGATCAAGGATTTTACTTAGGTGAACATGGTTGGTTTGATAAACGTCTCATGTATGAAGAGAGTTTTCGAACACCCTTATTGGTGAATTGGCCAGGAGTCACTCAAGCTGGAACGCGTAATTCAGACTTGGTCCAAAACATTGACTTTGCAGAAACCTTTTTAGATATTGCGGGTGTTGAAGCTCCGGACGATATGCAGGGAGAAAGTTTAGTTCCTTTATTTAAAGGTAAAACACCTGAAGATTGGAGAAAGCATCTCTATTACCACTATTATGAATACCCAGGTGCCCATAGTGTTCGTCGTCATGAAGGTGTTTCAGGCAAGCGTTTTAAACTCATTCGTTTCTACGGTAAAGATGTTCCTAATGGTGAAGAATGGGAATTTTTTGATCTTAAGAATGATCCTAAAGAAATGACGAGTCAGTACAATAACCCCGAGTACGCTGTGGAAATAGCAAAGCTTAAAAATGAGCTTCAAAACTTAAGAGATAAGTATGAAGTTGTCGACGTCCCGCAAAACTTGGGCAGTCGTAAAAAGAAGAAGAAATAATAAAACACTTAGTGTCGAGATAATTCTCGGCACAAGAGTTTCTTCTTAGATCATTTTCGCAAACTTTTTAAGTTCTATTACCTTAATTTATTTACTTAGCTGCTTTGCTCATGTAACTTTTAGGCTTTCATAGCGTAGTTCTTTGGAACACTAATAATCAACTATAAAGGAGTCCTGAATGTCGAAACTTTTAAATGCCTTAATCTTTTTATTTATTTTCAGCCCACTTTGGGCTGAAAACTCAAGTCCTAATATTGTTTGGATCTTTTCGGACGATCACACCCAAAAAGCTATTGGTGCTTATGGAAGTATTTTAAAATCAGTCAATCCCACGCCTAATCTAGATCGTTTGGCAAAAGAAGGTATGCTTTTTGAACGAAGCTATGTGGCGAATTCAATTTGCGCTCCATCACGAGCTACTTTGCTCACGGGCAAGCACAGCCATATCAATGGCAAAGTTGATAATATGGGCCCCTTTAATCACGATCAACAACAGTTTCAAAAGATCCTTCAGAAGAATGGTTATCAAACGGCAATGATCGGCAAAATTCACTTAGCAGGAAAAATGCAGGGCTTTGATTATTGGGAAGTCTTGCCCGGGCAGGGGAGCTATTATAATCCAGATTTCATTACTGAGAATGGCAAGACCAGTTACACTGGGTATGTGGCGGATATTGTCACAGAAAAATCTATTGATTGGCTAAAGAATAAGCGTGATAAAGAAAAGCCCTTTATGCTCATGGTTCATCACAAAGGTACACACCGTACTTGGATGGGAGCTCCACGTCATGTGGGACTTTATGATGATGTGACTCTGCCACAACCGAGTAATTTATTTGATGACTACAAAGGCCGTGGTACAGCGGCTAATAAGCAGGATATGTCACTCAAGATAACCATGAGGCATGCTGGAGATTTAAAAATTCGCAATGAAGCCGAAAAGAAAGAGTGGACTGAGAAATTTTCAAAAATGAAAGGCAAACCACGTGGTGAGCATGGTGCCTATTACCGCATGAATGATGAGCAAAGAAAAATCTGGGATGCCTCTTATGATCCTCGTAATGATAAGTTCTACGCACAAAATATTGAAAAGGGTTCAGATGAATGGATTCGTTGGGCTTATCAGCGTTATGTGAAGGATTACCTCAGAACCGCGAAAAGTATCGATGATTGTGTGGGTGAAGTCATGGATTACCTAGAAAAAGCGGGGCTCGAAGAAAATACGATTGTAATCTACGGTTCTGACCAGGGTTTTTACTTAGGCGAGCATGGTTGGTTTGATAAACGCTTTATGTATGAAGAATCCTTTAGTACACCACTCATAGCAAAATGGCCTGGACAAACCAAGCCTGGTTCACGTAACTCAGACCTCGTACAGAACATTGATTATGCCGAGACTTTCTTAGATATGGCGGGGGTTGAAGCTCCAAAAGATATGCAGGGCGAAAGTCTAGTTCCTTTACTCAAGGGAGAAAATCCTGCAAACTGGAGAAAGCACCTCTATTATCATTATTATGAATACCCGCACGGATCACATAGTGTTCGTCGTCATGAAGGTGTGACTGGCAAACGTTTTAAACTCATCCGTTTTTATGGAATCGACGTCCCAAATGGTGAGGAATGGGAGTTTTTTGACCTAA from the Lentisphaera araneosa HTCC2155 genome contains:
- a CDS encoding KpsF/GutQ family sugar-phosphate isomerase is translated as MDYLPQARQVLDIESKGIQSIADQLDERFNQFISICLKALKNKNKLVLSGIGKSGQIAQKMASTLSSTGSRAVFIHPVEAMHGDLGMMYDDDVFIGLSYSGETDELLKVIPAVKRLGLEVLSLTGNVDSSLGKSSSISLPCKIDSEACPFNLAPTTTTTAMLALGDAIAMVLMDIHEFKINDYGKLHPSGAIGRAITLTVDDLMRTGDRVAVIEPDTLVQEAVLAMCKSKGGMSIISNQDKDLLGIFTTGDLKRGIAKDLDFLKRKVSEIMVKSPIKLNKSQMAVDILDILREKNINAIPVVDQDDKVCGVIDIQDLPKFKVM
- a CDS encoding serine/threonine protein kinase, encoding MGLMGMFGLGDDEKSNMAKFEKGYLPCGKCHKKIPLAEHIPLNMVNCPKCDDLNLIPLKLDQWWVYKPIGGGGMGAVYQARHIEDPDVKGAVKVLQANETRQNIIDLLLAEAKIGYQFGEHSNLAQVFAYGRDDGNVYMVMEMVEGIRLDQLIGVPGGFNVELAMYYALDILIGLQHMYTKGYLYRDLKPENIIVSPDNRIVLVDYGLCMELIEAWQFDGDQILGSPLYMPPERIKGQGEDIRADMYSLGMVLYHLIKGEAYFSAKDIMNIVKSQIKNMRLQTSSKMSGIPEDVQVFVDTLIRIERDERYDYYTTAMGKAVEILENMKQTKSTDPRVLQRRKTLSTLNIS
- a CDS encoding nucleoside triphosphate pyrophosphohydrolase family protein, whose product is MYCTKVKEFSDACNEANPAKPIEMTKDAIAFIRSMVNDELDELEEATNITEQSDALVDAIYYICDTAVRHGMNLDPLFDIVHRANMQKVVDGKVIRRDDGKIMKPECWQDPAPFLDKEVDRQQTDGSW
- a CDS encoding sulfatase-like hydrolase/transferase, translated to MKIFSLFICSLPLFICANDKPNIVLIMADDVSWEAFGSYGAEDYKTPVLDKMAKEGVQFNHCYSTPICTTSRVMIMTGKYNFRNYTHFGYLKPKEKTFGHLMQENGYKTAIAGKWQLNGLYNKLPGHDDNSRPHKAGFDEYCLWQLTKQKSQGGERFWSPMIEKNGEVIDQGTNKDLFGPDLFMDFICDFMDKNKNEPFFVYYPMVLVHDPFIPSPASVGDASRGSERNKEPKDKNIKKENFFSMVEYTDKLVGRIQAKLKEIGQLENTIILFTADNGTHPKITSNWNGQSVKGAKGSMLDAGTHVPLIVSWPGKISKGLKSNSLVDFTDFYPTFADLAKISLNETDPVDGYSLLPHLLGNSTQGREFAFCHYQPYWNKKPGQFARSAKYKLYRDGRFYETKNDLEEKNDLSKNITSEEMMTAHKKLKSFLDRCPPAPQNEILGRSASERPTYPNWEKL
- a CDS encoding sulfatase family protein, translated to MTKLIYTLILGLLVSPIFAQSAKPNILWLFSDDHAFQAIGAYGGRFENINLTPNLDSIAKEGLVFDRAYVGNSICAPSRATLLTGKHSHLNGKIDNRGPFNHDQQQFQKILQKSGYETAMIGKIHLSGNMQGFDYWEVLPGQGEYWNPSFVTEEGKTIYKDEHSTDVITKRALSWLKNDRSADKPFMLMVHYKAPHRAWQPTTRWKEKFKHMTFPEPDTLFDDYKGRGAAANEQDMSIDITMRMKQDVKAEQPERQVELAKLDPNDKKGLIRLKYQWYMRDYLACIAGVDENIGFILDHLKARGLDKNTIVMYSSDQGFYLGEHGWFDKRLMYEESFRTPLLVNWPGVTQAGTRNSDLVQNIDFAETFLDIAGVEAPDDMQGESLVPLFKGKTPEDWRKHLYYHYYEYPGAHSVRRHEGVSGKRFKLIRFYGKDVPNGEEWEFFDLKNDPKEMTSQYNNPEYAVEIAKLKNELQNLRDKYEVVDVPQNLGSRKKKKK
- a CDS encoding sulfatase family protein, with amino-acid sequence MSKLLNALIFLFIFSPLWAENSSPNIVWIFSDDHTQKAIGAYGSILKSVNPTPNLDRLAKEGMLFERSYVANSICAPSRATLLTGKHSHINGKVDNMGPFNHDQQQFQKILQKNGYQTAMIGKIHLAGKMQGFDYWEVLPGQGSYYNPDFITENGKTSYTGYVADIVTEKSIDWLKNKRDKEKPFMLMVHHKGTHRTWMGAPRHVGLYDDVTLPQPSNLFDDYKGRGTAANKQDMSLKITMRHAGDLKIRNEAEKKEWTEKFSKMKGKPRGEHGAYYRMNDEQRKIWDASYDPRNDKFYAQNIEKGSDEWIRWAYQRYVKDYLRTAKSIDDCVGEVMDYLEKAGLEENTIVIYGSDQGFYLGEHGWFDKRFMYEESFSTPLIAKWPGQTKPGSRNSDLVQNIDYAETFLDMAGVEAPKDMQGESLVPLLKGENPANWRKHLYYHYYEYPHGSHSVRRHEGVTGKRFKLIRFYGIDVPNGEEWEFFDLKNDPDEMQSQYSNPEYAAEIAKLKKELQNLRDKYEVVEVPQKPKKKRK